One part of the Bdellovibrio sp. KM01 genome encodes these proteins:
- a CDS encoding RCC1 domain-containing protein → MSMKSMTVSMVLAGSHLLTGCLSSSGGGGFSSPSGAIAPKYVGTYTYTTPALNVGDGTLDVPPNGITSCIEVSTNVPVDTSKCPGLASATKKTYKSPAGSIDIAITGAVNGKAVVSVAEGEHFDQSSQSGIAKITAALTCDSTYEKNGATCEVAYLKAKEVFSSGNGSCVLTVDSKVKCFGSGYFGQGTTQNLTSPTEITELAGATSISYSGHICAIMSDGKVKCAGRNLYGELGLSDTTQRLSPVEVPQFNGAKAIFTGSFRTCATFEDGTVKCAGANNTGSLGLGDLADRNTPTIIPSFFGAKSVTFGTGNICALFADKKVKCTGYLGYGDLGSSTSYRTTPIEISDLQGAISISGSATHTCALLDSGSVKCIGMNTYYQLGDGTNTYRGTAVVISGFATPSSITTGDFGTCAIYSDKTSKCAGWNYSGELGIGNNTNQPSPVTAFGGEKVLMIARGSSHSCAIMDDNRVKCSGANDYTQLGNGTSSSETTAILVVKGN, encoded by the coding sequence ATGAGTATGAAAAGCATGACTGTATCTATGGTTCTCGCAGGCTCACATCTGCTGACCGGATGTCTCTCAAGTTCTGGTGGAGGTGGTTTCTCATCGCCAAGCGGGGCTATTGCACCAAAATATGTGGGCACGTACACTTACACCACGCCTGCACTAAACGTTGGCGACGGCACTCTTGATGTACCACCAAATGGCATTACCAGCTGTATCGAAGTGTCTACCAACGTACCCGTGGATACATCAAAATGCCCTGGCCTTGCTTCTGCGACAAAGAAGACCTACAAATCACCTGCTGGAAGTATTGATATTGCCATTACAGGTGCAGTTAATGGTAAAGCCGTAGTTTCCGTCGCTGAAGGTGAGCACTTCGATCAGAGCTCACAAAGTGGAATTGCTAAAATCACTGCCGCTCTTACTTGCGATTCGACTTATGAGAAAAACGGTGCAACATGTGAGGTTGCCTATTTAAAAGCTAAAGAAGTTTTTTCCAGTGGAAATGGTAGTTGCGTATTAACAGTAGATAGCAAAGTGAAGTGCTTTGGATCTGGTTACTTTGGACAGGGCACGACTCAAAATTTAACCTCTCCAACCGAAATAACAGAGCTCGCCGGAGCAACTAGCATTTCATATAGCGGACACATATGCGCAATTATGTCTGATGGAAAAGTAAAATGTGCCGGTCGGAATCTCTATGGCGAATTGGGACTGAGCGACACAACCCAAAGACTCTCCCCCGTTGAAGTTCCACAATTCAACGGGGCGAAAGCTATCTTTACAGGTTCTTTCAGAACATGCGCAACATTTGAAGATGGGACTGTCAAATGTGCGGGCGCAAATAACACGGGCTCTTTGGGTCTTGGGGATTTAGCGGATCGTAACACCCCAACGATAATTCCTAGCTTCTTCGGAGCTAAATCCGTCACATTTGGCACGGGAAACATCTGCGCATTGTTTGCAGATAAAAAGGTCAAATGCACGGGTTACTTAGGATACGGAGATCTAGGCTCAAGCACCAGTTATAGAACGACACCAATTGAAATTTCAGATCTTCAAGGTGCTATAAGTATCTCGGGATCTGCCACACACACTTGTGCGCTGCTGGATTCCGGTTCGGTAAAATGCATCGGAATGAATACTTACTACCAACTGGGGGACGGCACAAACACATACCGAGGCACAGCTGTTGTGATTTCGGGATTTGCAACACCTAGTTCAATCACTACCGGAGATTTCGGAACTTGTGCGATTTACTCCGATAAAACTTCCAAATGTGCTGGCTGGAACTACTCAGGAGAGCTCGGAATCGGAAATAACACGAACCAGCCATCACCAGTTACTGCCTTCGGTGGTGAAAAAGTATTGATGATCGCAAGAGGATCTTCTCACTCATGTGCAATTATGGATGACAATCGAGTAAAATGCAGTGGCGCAAATGACTATACCCAACTTGGCAACGGAACCTCTTCTTCAGAAACAACAGCAATCCTGGTAGTAAAGGGTAACTAA
- a CDS encoding restriction endonuclease, whose product MYSFQELHDKEFEFLSLDLLSKKFGRHITRFKKGKDKGVDGRFFTSDGMEVVFQCKHWNNSTFNQLLKELEEVELPKVKKLSPKQYYVVTSQKLTRTQKNAIFSVFKSYMKNADNVLGLYELNQLLQDYPDIARQHYKLWLAATDVLSHVLYKDIHERSSEKLISIKDQLRYYHPTEHHKKALSQLEKNKVLIISGEPGSGKTTLAEQLCLEYVANKFQFCLIQYDLREADKLFAADREQIFYFDDFLGSNYFDALEGRHDSAIIEFIKRIERSTAAKRFILTSRVNILNAGYRLSDKLRTLDQEKYHYLMKNHSTVDRANILYNILWHSSLTDLYKQEILKDKKYKNIVNHKNYSPRIMNHVVNYVDKSLTSEESYFPWVEQTLNNPEEVWANLFDTQLNDHERLLVILVIANGHKMHSLNLKQAYETFISNYPLPTRGNINTAFEVQLKVLINSMLKTDQYTKATFHSAINPSVADFILKRMAILPYIERYYLSIANAHSFTSLLGLRERNLISSDKVEQVVNTIWAAILKDDGHFDAEFIIAWADEKLKRKVNQSDLKNYVEKLIDNSDDILQVDPGYVLPHFKRLYSDLNVFALKELIEEYLTRHAELLEWDLHQTAIELATVIDIKILRQVKEEIKSVIIFYWKQDFRTQLIETDSLSPSDRHDDTELLIKIRETIEDWLQHYDYVSFNASDTAEIVDTIDLAELKDLLRMKELMTPSNRSFQLEKRSGHGNIKTDEQSIEELFEDLKFT is encoded by the coding sequence ATGTATAGCTTTCAAGAACTTCACGACAAAGAATTTGAATTTCTCAGCTTAGATCTCCTTTCCAAAAAATTTGGCAGGCATATTACAAGATTTAAGAAGGGCAAAGACAAAGGAGTAGATGGAAGATTCTTTACGTCAGATGGTATGGAAGTTGTTTTCCAATGTAAACACTGGAACAACTCAACCTTCAATCAGCTCTTGAAGGAACTTGAAGAAGTAGAACTACCCAAAGTAAAAAAGCTATCTCCCAAACAATACTACGTAGTGACCAGCCAAAAACTCACCAGAACACAAAAGAACGCCATTTTTTCAGTATTCAAAAGTTACATGAAGAACGCGGACAACGTACTTGGTCTTTATGAGCTTAATCAACTGCTCCAAGATTATCCGGATATAGCCAGGCAACATTACAAACTATGGTTAGCGGCCACAGATGTACTTTCACATGTGCTTTACAAAGATATCCACGAGCGTTCTTCAGAAAAATTAATCTCGATCAAAGACCAACTAAGGTACTACCACCCGACCGAGCATCATAAAAAGGCACTCAGCCAACTAGAGAAAAATAAAGTACTAATCATCTCTGGAGAACCAGGCAGCGGCAAGACTACTCTGGCGGAACAACTTTGCCTTGAGTATGTCGCAAATAAATTTCAATTTTGTCTAATTCAATATGATCTAAGAGAAGCAGATAAACTCTTTGCTGCAGATCGAGAACAGATATTCTACTTCGACGATTTCCTAGGAAGTAACTACTTCGATGCACTTGAGGGGAGACACGACTCAGCCATTATCGAATTTATTAAGCGAATTGAACGTAGCACAGCGGCCAAGCGATTTATTCTTACATCGCGAGTAAATATTCTCAACGCCGGTTACCGACTAAGTGATAAATTGAGAACGTTAGATCAGGAAAAGTACCACTATTTAATGAAGAACCACTCAACGGTGGATAGAGCAAATATTTTATACAATATTCTGTGGCATAGTTCTCTTACTGATTTGTATAAGCAAGAGATACTAAAAGACAAAAAATATAAAAATATAGTCAATCATAAGAACTATAGTCCTCGCATTATGAACCACGTAGTGAACTATGTTGATAAAAGCCTCACCAGCGAAGAATCCTATTTTCCTTGGGTTGAGCAAACTTTGAACAACCCCGAAGAAGTGTGGGCAAATCTATTCGACACCCAACTCAATGACCACGAGAGATTACTTGTGATTTTGGTGATAGCAAACGGTCATAAGATGCACTCGCTGAATTTAAAACAGGCGTACGAGACTTTCATTAGCAACTACCCTTTACCTACGAGAGGAAATATTAACACCGCGTTTGAGGTGCAATTGAAGGTGCTCATCAACTCGATGTTGAAGACCGATCAATATACAAAAGCTACTTTTCATTCTGCGATAAATCCTTCCGTTGCAGATTTTATTCTGAAAAGAATGGCGATTCTCCCGTATATAGAACGCTACTATCTCTCGATTGCTAACGCCCACTCATTCACTTCATTGTTAGGTCTACGAGAAAGAAATCTAATCTCTAGCGATAAAGTAGAACAGGTAGTGAACACTATATGGGCAGCGATCCTTAAAGATGATGGCCACTTCGATGCTGAATTTATAATTGCCTGGGCAGATGAAAAGCTGAAACGCAAAGTCAATCAAAGTGACCTAAAAAACTATGTCGAGAAATTAATTGATAATTCAGATGATATACTTCAAGTCGACCCTGGCTACGTTTTGCCACACTTTAAAAGACTATACTCAGATTTAAACGTATTTGCCTTAAAAGAATTGATAGAGGAATACCTCACACGACACGCTGAACTTCTTGAATGGGATCTGCACCAAACTGCCATTGAGTTAGCTACTGTGATCGATATAAAAATATTACGCCAAGTAAAAGAGGAGATCAAATCCGTTATTATTTTTTACTGGAAACAAGATTTCAGGACTCAACTAATAGAAACTGACTCGCTTTCTCCAAGCGACCGTCATGACGACACGGAGTTGCTAATCAAAATTCGCGAGACTATAGAAGACTGGCTACAACATTATGATTACGTATCATTCAACGCCTCAGACACGGCAGAAATAGTTGATACCATTGACCTGGCTGAACTTAAAGATCTTCTCAGAATGAAAGAACTAATGACTCCTTCCAACCGAAGCTTTCAATTGGAAAAACGAAGCGGACACGGGAACATAAAGACAGATGAACAATCTATAGAAGAACTATTTGAAGACTTGAAATTTACTTAA
- a CDS encoding recombinase family protein gives MTAKLSLAVYCRVSSDEQRTGGNIHRQIEQAGIELKRLGVFDGGKGVLYSRSSGSSLADQYFIDEAYNLEEIREGTAFFHLLQLCKDGSVNAIYVDNIDRIFRARSHSVRGQIMDLIEEHEVQILTPTGPVNSGLVLQFMSAIGAEDKKQTLRKLHIGKKFKVQNNGRPPNGRAFWGYDFDKSQNAWSIVPSEAQAIRWAVAMASGQVTADMPTSMKLVVEKNTFGVSDKDVISALELAGVNLLEYFKRNNFRIAALKNPQGRLPRNWLTNIYRDDRYTGRHVYHLKQVTEVGKKGSSKQEREAIAIEIPPIVSSEEWALAKQARLGRACVTPRHAVQEYLLQGHAYCGSCGAKMGVRARHNDFYKSSTKSIEKNVAKYYVCQSKQTAGRVACDHRKHHGSDAVDKLVWERIEMYLKTDVIDRIHQKKKSTELLQSEINQLKADLQFLHVDYKKLDIERNNFVSLLGRGVLSEEDWMTQKNRLEVEKKKLDKAVKQVQECIRIQQKKVVAAHERINPLDKVKTFVCEDMSFENKKSIVYALLERVVIYPDQRVEVLLKS, from the coding sequence ATGACAGCAAAACTTTCTTTAGCAGTATATTGCAGAGTGTCGTCTGATGAACAAAGAACTGGTGGAAACATCCACCGCCAAATTGAACAGGCAGGTATCGAACTTAAAAGGCTAGGTGTTTTTGATGGTGGCAAAGGTGTCCTGTATTCGAGATCCTCGGGATCATCCCTTGCAGATCAGTACTTTATTGACGAAGCATACAACCTTGAAGAAATCCGCGAAGGAACGGCATTCTTTCACCTGTTGCAACTTTGCAAAGATGGCAGCGTGAATGCCATCTATGTAGACAATATCGATCGTATCTTTAGAGCCCGATCTCACAGTGTGCGTGGTCAGATCATGGATTTGATTGAGGAGCACGAAGTACAAATCCTTACTCCGACTGGCCCTGTAAATAGCGGACTTGTTCTGCAGTTCATGTCTGCAATTGGTGCAGAGGATAAAAAGCAGACCCTAAGAAAGTTGCATATTGGTAAGAAGTTTAAAGTTCAAAACAATGGTCGCCCTCCTAATGGCAGAGCTTTTTGGGGTTACGACTTTGATAAAAGTCAAAACGCCTGGAGTATTGTTCCAAGCGAGGCTCAGGCGATTAGATGGGCGGTGGCGATGGCGTCAGGCCAGGTGACCGCTGATATGCCTACGTCGATGAAATTGGTGGTAGAGAAGAATACATTTGGGGTGTCGGATAAGGACGTTATTTCAGCTTTGGAGCTTGCTGGGGTTAATCTACTAGAATACTTCAAAAGGAATAATTTTAGGATAGCAGCACTGAAGAATCCTCAAGGTCGCCTTCCGCGCAATTGGCTGACAAATATTTACCGTGACGATCGCTACACCGGACGCCACGTCTATCATCTTAAACAGGTCACTGAAGTAGGCAAAAAAGGAAGCTCAAAACAAGAAAGGGAGGCTATCGCTATTGAAATTCCTCCTATAGTGTCTTCTGAAGAATGGGCTCTCGCAAAGCAGGCAAGACTGGGAAGAGCCTGTGTAACTCCTCGTCATGCGGTGCAGGAGTATCTTCTACAGGGACATGCTTATTGTGGTTCTTGTGGCGCAAAGATGGGAGTTCGAGCGAGGCACAATGATTTTTACAAAAGCTCAACTAAGTCCATCGAAAAAAACGTTGCAAAATACTACGTATGTCAGTCAAAGCAAACCGCTGGTCGGGTTGCTTGTGATCACCGAAAGCATCACGGTAGCGATGCTGTTGATAAGTTAGTCTGGGAAAGAATTGAGATGTATCTCAAGACAGACGTTATTGATCGTATTCATCAAAAGAAAAAGTCCACCGAACTGCTCCAATCTGAAATAAATCAGCTTAAAGCGGACCTGCAGTTTTTGCATGTGGACTACAAAAAATTAGATATTGAAAGAAATAACTTTGTTTCCTTATTGGGTAGAGGTGTCCTATCCGAGGAAGATTGGATGACACAGAAGAATCGCCTCGAGGTCGAAAAGAAAAAGTTGGATAAAGCAGTCAAGCAAGTGCAAGAGTGTATTAGAATTCAACAAAAGAAAGTTGTCGCAGCTCATGAAAGAATTAACCCCTTAGATAAAGTTAAGACTTTTGTTTGCGAAGATATGAGTTTTGAAAATAAGAAATCGATTGTATATGCTTTGCTTGAAAGAGTTGTAATTTACCCTGACCAACGCGTTGAGGTTTTATTGAAGTCATAG
- the gcvH gene encoding glycine cleavage system protein GcvH yields MPFHIPEDYYYTKEHEWAQVDENIVTVGITEFAQDSLGEIVYVELPEEGQKITQGQTFGVVESVKAVSDLYAPVSGTVIEVNASLGDDPSVLNDDPVNEGWLVRIEMDTEKELANLMRAPDYKKLIAEK; encoded by the coding sequence ATGCCATTTCATATTCCTGAAGACTATTACTACACTAAAGAACACGAATGGGCTCAAGTAGACGAGAACATCGTAACTGTTGGTATCACTGAGTTCGCGCAAGATTCATTGGGCGAGATCGTTTACGTTGAACTTCCAGAAGAAGGTCAAAAAATCACTCAAGGCCAAACTTTCGGCGTTGTTGAGTCCGTAAAAGCCGTTTCTGACCTTTACGCGCCAGTTTCTGGCACTGTAATCGAAGTAAACGCGTCTTTGGGCGACGATCCATCTGTTTTGAACGACGATCCAGTGAACGAAGGCTGGTTGGTTCGTATCGAAATGGATACTGAAAAGGAGCTCGCAAACTTGATGCGCGCCCCTGATTACAAAAAATTGATCGCTGAGAAATAA
- the gcvT gene encoding glycine cleavage system aminomethyltransferase GcvT produces the protein MKKTPLADTHVSLGARMVDFAGWYMPVQYVGLREEHDNVRKNVGLFDVSHMGEIRVKGPKALETLEWLTTNDVARLNDGEAQYSLLPNDQGGLVDDIIVYCLTKNSDYLVCVNASNKDKDFAWMTKHNKGSDMTDESDKWGQIAIQGPKALELCDRVFGFKVSEMKPFTVKSGKFQNHNIMVATTGYTGEKGCEVFVDAAGTPVLWNELLAQGKDLGVAPIGLGARDTLRTEMKYSLYGHEIDDTTNPYEAGLGWVIKPAKKDFMNKAQIVGVKEAGLKQNLVGFKMLEKGIPRQGYSLFSFDNKEIGKVTSGTHSPSLDEPIGIAFIDVAYAKEGTEFLLDIRGRKVKAVVVKTPFISK, from the coding sequence ATGAAAAAAACTCCGTTAGCTGATACACACGTTTCTTTGGGTGCCCGCATGGTGGATTTTGCCGGTTGGTACATGCCTGTTCAATATGTTGGTCTTCGTGAAGAGCACGATAATGTTCGTAAAAACGTTGGCCTGTTCGACGTTTCTCACATGGGAGAAATCCGTGTGAAAGGGCCTAAGGCTTTAGAAACTTTGGAGTGGTTAACGACGAATGATGTGGCTCGCCTGAACGACGGCGAAGCTCAATACTCTCTTCTGCCAAATGACCAAGGTGGTTTGGTTGACGATATCATCGTGTATTGCCTGACTAAAAATTCTGATTACCTGGTGTGCGTGAACGCTTCTAACAAAGACAAAGACTTTGCTTGGATGACCAAGCATAACAAGGGCTCCGACATGACGGACGAGTCTGATAAATGGGGTCAAATCGCGATTCAAGGGCCAAAAGCTTTGGAACTTTGTGATCGTGTTTTTGGATTCAAAGTCAGCGAAATGAAACCTTTCACAGTTAAATCCGGTAAGTTCCAAAACCATAACATTATGGTGGCAACGACAGGTTATACTGGGGAAAAAGGTTGTGAAGTGTTCGTAGACGCAGCCGGAACTCCAGTTCTTTGGAATGAGCTTTTGGCTCAGGGGAAAGATTTGGGAGTGGCTCCCATTGGTTTGGGCGCGCGCGACACTCTTCGTACTGAAATGAAGTATTCTTTGTACGGTCACGAGATCGATGACACGACGAATCCTTACGAAGCAGGTCTTGGTTGGGTTATTAAACCGGCCAAAAAAGACTTTATGAATAAGGCGCAAATCGTTGGGGTCAAAGAGGCCGGATTGAAGCAAAATCTAGTGGGATTTAAGATGCTCGAGAAGGGCATCCCTCGCCAAGGTTACTCCCTGTTTTCTTTTGACAATAAAGAGATCGGAAAGGTAACTAGTGGTACTCACTCACCAAGCCTGGATGAACCAATTGGCATCGCATTTATCGATGTAGCTTATGCCAAAGAGGGGACTGAGTTCCTTCTAGATATCCGTGGTCGTAAAGTGAAAGCGGTTGTTGTTAAAACGCCATTTATTTCGAAATAA
- a CDS encoding SAM-dependent methyltransferase, with amino-acid sequence MFKLSDRIQAAYDHLIPDEPVWDFCCDHGYLGLSAYRSGRFPEVHFVDQVPHIIEKLKERFEQKHRKYEQHQRAFFWSQSGESLTHQVSGTVVIIGVGTHTITDIMRGIHEKNSGFISRYIISTHNYEDKLDAFLDEFLPFKTAYKFTKFCNVPENGRVRKLLIFDKICKI; translated from the coding sequence ATGTTCAAACTTTCCGATCGCATACAAGCGGCCTATGACCATTTGATTCCTGACGAGCCTGTCTGGGACTTTTGCTGCGATCACGGTTATCTGGGACTCAGCGCGTATCGCAGTGGACGCTTTCCCGAAGTTCATTTCGTCGATCAGGTCCCTCATATTATTGAAAAATTGAAAGAGCGCTTCGAACAAAAGCATCGAAAGTACGAACAGCATCAACGCGCGTTCTTTTGGTCGCAAAGTGGAGAGAGTTTGACGCACCAAGTTTCAGGAACTGTTGTGATCATCGGCGTGGGGACACACACGATCACTGACATCATGCGCGGAATTCACGAGAAAAATTCGGGGTTTATCAGCCGCTACATCATCAGCACACACAACTATGAAGACAAATTGGACGCCTTTTTGGATGAGTTTTTACCTTTCAAAACTGCATATAAATTCACCAAATTCTGTAATGTTCCGGAAAACGGACGAGTTCGTAAGCTATTGATATTCGATAAAATTTGCAAAATTTGA
- a CDS encoding DUF4423 domain-containing protein, which produces MQEQIKNSDFRQFLEDELARRSQNYPRYSLRAFARHLEVDSSFLSKILNGKRTVTMRTIRMFGERLNLPGEQLQQFAEVSREKKMKRKLERLLEKMPSEDREQSTITITVDEARLEEAKEKIKSFRKDLAQWLDAGASQQGKTYQISVSMFPVSGFGLND; this is translated from the coding sequence ATGCAAGAACAAATTAAAAACTCAGATTTTCGCCAATTCCTTGAGGACGAGTTAGCTCGTCGCAGTCAAAACTATCCACGTTATTCTTTGCGTGCTTTCGCAAGACACTTGGAAGTGGATTCATCATTCTTGTCAAAAATTCTTAACGGCAAACGCACGGTAACGATGAGAACGATCCGTATGTTTGGTGAGCGTTTGAATTTGCCCGGCGAGCAGCTTCAGCAATTCGCAGAAGTAAGCCGCGAGAAAAAGATGAAACGCAAACTCGAGCGTCTTTTAGAAAAGATGCCAAGTGAAGATCGCGAACAATCAACTATCACAATCACAGTTGATGAAGCTCGCCTTGAAGAAGCGAAAGAAAAAATCAAATCATTCCGCAAAGACCTTGCGCAATGGTTGGATGCTGGCGCTAGCCAACAGGGCAAAACTTATCAGATCTCTGTTTCTATGTTTCCGGTTTCTGGCTTCGGTCTAAACGACTAA
- a CDS encoding ABC transporter substrate-binding protein codes for MNLLVALFSLLLMGASANRDDSRLTFVGYNMPPFYMRPDATGISGAVHEIIQELCEREKLSCRFTILPFAEALKNIGDGKMEMGGPVAKTPEREKLYYFSTPIFHSSLAFFGLEKNVKNIKSYKDLMGKKVGVTKNSIPYDSLSEINEGLKKKINILPQKDPLVTAKMAELGTYHLAYLNEDYGKYWIKRYRSKIQEVPELKKQVDYYIIFSRKSMTDAQFATINAQIKKMIEEKVIEKIAQKYGLQSIEWPAIERPD; via the coding sequence ATGAATTTGTTGGTCGCTTTATTTTCATTACTGCTAATGGGAGCCTCTGCGAATCGCGATGATAGTCGTTTGACCTTTGTCGGTTACAACATGCCACCCTTCTACATGCGACCCGATGCCACGGGTATTTCTGGTGCTGTTCACGAAATCATCCAAGAACTTTGTGAAAGAGAAAAACTTTCCTGCCGCTTTACAATTCTGCCGTTCGCAGAAGCTTTGAAAAATATTGGTGATGGAAAAATGGAGATGGGTGGTCCTGTCGCTAAGACTCCCGAGCGCGAGAAGCTGTATTACTTTTCCACGCCAATATTTCACTCCAGCTTGGCATTCTTTGGATTGGAAAAAAATGTTAAGAATATTAAAAGCTATAAAGATCTGATGGGAAAGAAAGTGGGAGTGACAAAAAACTCAATCCCTTATGACAGTCTTTCCGAGATCAACGAGGGACTAAAAAAGAAAATTAATATTCTTCCGCAGAAGGATCCTTTGGTAACGGCAAAAATGGCGGAGCTTGGAACTTATCACTTGGCTTATTTGAACGAGGATTATGGAAAATATTGGATCAAACGCTATCGCAGTAAGATTCAAGAAGTGCCAGAGCTAAAGAAACAAGTGGATTATTACATCATTTTCTCGCGTAAATCGATGACCGACGCTCAATTTGCAACGATCAATGCGCAAATTAAGAAAATGATCGAAGAGAAAGTCATCGAGAAGATCGCGCAGAAGTATGGACTTCAATCAATCGAATGGCCCGCGATTGAAAGACCCGATTAG
- a CDS encoding iron-containing redox enzyme family protein has translation MQNKNVNEELKELLKYSKQQIESFPWEDKQAYSAWVSQTYYFARHTTRLLALAGARTEFSAPEFHNRFLAHSGEEKGHDKLLVNDLKTLGSKMEEWPEMPGTCALYQTQYYYIEHESPMAFFGYILGLEALAAYFGDHINARVEKAWGPKAAHFVRVHAEEDVGHTDEALTKIASLPPHHQTTVIQNLKQTLSYYEQMLNECKGMAKVRVNKAA, from the coding sequence ATGCAAAACAAGAACGTAAACGAAGAACTAAAAGAGCTTTTGAAATACTCCAAACAACAAATCGAAAGCTTTCCGTGGGAAGACAAACAAGCGTATTCAGCTTGGGTTTCTCAGACTTATTATTTTGCTCGTCACACGACGCGCTTGTTGGCGCTGGCGGGGGCACGCACTGAATTTTCTGCGCCAGAGTTCCATAATCGCTTCCTGGCACATAGTGGTGAAGAGAAAGGTCATGATAAATTATTGGTGAACGATCTAAAAACTTTGGGCAGCAAGATGGAAGAGTGGCCCGAGATGCCAGGCACCTGCGCACTTTATCAAACGCAGTACTATTATATCGAGCATGAATCTCCAATGGCATTCTTTGGATATATCCTGGGTCTTGAAGCCCTGGCGGCCTATTTCGGTGATCATATTAATGCACGCGTGGAAAAAGCGTGGGGTCCCAAAGCAGCACACTTTGTGCGAGTGCATGCTGAAGAAGACGTAGGCCACACAGATGAGGCTTTGACAAAGATCGCAAGCCTGCCGCCGCATCACCAGACAACGGTGATCCAAAACCTTAAGCAAACTTTGAGCTATTACGAACAGATGCTGAACGAGTGCAAAGGCATGGCAAAGGTTCGAGTCAATAAAGCCGCCTAG